The following coding sequences lie in one Pseudomonas monsensis genomic window:
- a CDS encoding NADH:flavin oxidoreductase, translated as MPVQALFKPFHLGALELPTRVVMAPMTRSFSPGGVPNSKVIEYYRRRAAAGVGLIITEGTTVAHIASNGYPNVPQFFGDAPLAGWKKVVDAVHAEGGKIVPQLWHVGSVRRIGTEPDASVPGYGPSEKLKDGQVVVHGMTKQDIQDVIAAFAQAAKDAKSIGMDGVEIHGAHGYLIDQFFWEGSNQRTDEYGGSLANRSRFAIELIQAVRAAVGEGFPIIFRFSQWKQQDYTARLVQTPEALGEFLKPLSDAGVDIFHCSTRRFWEPEFDGSELNLAGWTRKLTGKPTITVGSVGLDGEFLQFMVNTDKVAQPASLENLLERLNKEEFDLVAVGRALLVDPDWAQKVREGREQDILPFSREALMTLV; from the coding sequence ATGCCGGTCCAAGCCTTGTTCAAACCGTTCCACCTCGGTGCCCTCGAACTGCCGACTCGCGTGGTCATGGCGCCGATGACTCGCTCGTTTTCCCCGGGCGGCGTACCTAATTCGAAAGTCATCGAGTACTACCGTCGTCGTGCCGCGGCCGGCGTTGGCCTGATCATCACCGAAGGCACCACCGTCGCCCACATTGCCTCTAACGGCTATCCGAACGTGCCGCAATTCTTTGGCGACGCGCCATTGGCCGGCTGGAAGAAGGTCGTCGATGCGGTTCACGCCGAAGGCGGCAAGATCGTTCCGCAACTGTGGCATGTCGGCAGCGTACGTCGCATCGGTACCGAGCCGGATGCCAGCGTGCCGGGTTACGGTCCGTCGGAAAAACTCAAGGACGGTCAGGTCGTTGTGCACGGCATGACTAAACAAGACATTCAGGACGTGATCGCTGCGTTCGCCCAAGCGGCCAAAGACGCCAAAAGCATCGGCATGGACGGCGTGGAGATCCACGGCGCCCACGGTTATCTGATCGACCAGTTCTTCTGGGAAGGCAGCAACCAGCGCACCGATGAATACGGCGGCAGCCTGGCCAACCGTTCGCGTTTCGCCATCGAGCTGATTCAGGCAGTACGTGCAGCGGTCGGTGAAGGCTTCCCGATCATCTTCCGTTTCTCGCAATGGAAACAGCAGGACTACACGGCGCGTCTGGTGCAAACCCCGGAAGCGCTGGGTGAGTTCCTCAAGCCGCTGTCTGACGCCGGCGTGGATATTTTCCATTGCTCGACGCGCCGCTTCTGGGAGCCGGAGTTCGACGGTTCCGAACTGAACCTGGCCGGCTGGACCCGCAAGCTGACCGGCAAGCCGACCATCACCGTTGGCAGCGTCGGCCTGGATGGCGAGTTCCTGCAGTTCATGGTCAACACCGACAAGGTCGCGCAGCCGGCCAGTCTGGAGAACTTGCTGGAGCGTTTGAATAAGGAAGAGTTCGATCTGGTCGCGGTGGGGCGTGCGCTGCTGGTGGATCCGGATTGGGCGCAGAAAGTCCGCG